A stretch of DNA from Pseudonocardia hierapolitana:
ACGACCGTCCAGCCGCCCCAGACCAGGAGGGATGCGCGCAGGCGGTCCGTGCGCGCGGTGGGCCACGTCAGCACCAGGCCGGCGACCAGCAGCACGAGCGCGGCGGGCAGCAGCCACGAGACCTGGCCACCGACCTGCTCCCCGAACAGGCGCGTCCAGCCTGCGGCGCCACCGAAGCCTCCGCCGGCACCCGGTCCGGCCTCCGCGCCGGGCGGCGGCTCCATCCCGGCGGGCGGCTGCATCACGCCGCGACCACCGCCACCCTGGCCGAAGATCCGGCCGAGCCCGTTGTAACCGAACGTGAGGTCGAGGACGCTGTTGTTCTCCGAACCGCCGATGTATGGCCGCGAGCTCGCGGGCCACAGCTCCGCGATCGCCACCCACCAGCCCGCGCCCACGACGACGGCGAGGCCTGCGGCGAGCAGCTGCCGGATCCGCCGCCAGAACCCGGTGGGAGCCGCCACGAGGTAGGCGAGCGCGAGCGCCGGGACCACGATGAAGGCCTGCATCATCTTGGCCAGGAACGCGAAGCCGACGAGCGTCCCGGCGAGCACGATCCAGCGCGTGGATGCGCGCTCCATCGCGCGGACCGTGGCGTACGCGGCGGCGACGAGCAGCAGGACGAGCAGCGCGTCCGGGTTGTTGTAGCGGAACATGAGCACGGCGATCGGCGTCAGCGCGAACACCCCGCCCGCGAGCAGCGCCGCGGCGGGGCTCGCGACCCGGCGCACGGCCGCGTACAGCAGGGCCACCGCGCCGACGCCCATCAGCGCCTGCGGCACGAGCATGCTCCATGAGGAGAGCCCGAAGATCCGGGCCGAGAGCGCCATGACCCACAACGACGCGGGTGGCTTGTCGACCGTGACGGTGTTGCCTGCGTCGGTGGACCCGAAGAAGAAGGCGGTCCAGTTCTGCGTCATCGCCCGGACGGCGCCCGCGTAGTAGGTGTTGGCCCAGCCCTCGGCGCCGAGGTTCCACAGGTAGAGCGCGGCGGTGCCGACGAGGAGGACCGCGAGG
This window harbors:
- a CDS encoding ArnT family glycosyltransferase codes for the protein MTATLATAGPAPAAATERPRRGRTERIALAVLLVGTAALYLWNLGAEGWANTYYAGAVRAMTQNWTAFFFGSTDAGNTVTVDKPPASLWVMALSARIFGLSSWSMLVPQALMGVGAVALLYAAVRRVASPAAALLAGGVFALTPIAVLMFRYNNPDALLVLLLVAAAYATVRAMERASTRWIVLAGTLVGFAFLAKMMQAFIVVPALALAYLVAAPTGFWRRIRQLLAAGLAVVVGAGWWVAIAELWPASSRPYIGGSENNSVLDLTFGYNGLGRIFGQGGGGRGVMQPPAGMEPPPGAEAGPGAGGGFGGAAGWTRLFGEQVGGQVSWLLPAALVLLVAGLVLTWPTARTDRLRASLLVWGGWTVVTAAVFSFAQGIFHPYYTVALAPGIAALVGIGGEQLWRRRATWPARITLAVITAGTAAWAVVLLARTPDFVPWLRWVVIAVAAVAVPALLIGARWRRLTAVAALAVLLTGGAAQVAYAADTITSTHNGGNPTAGPATAGSGPGGGVRFGPGPDGARRGDGGAGGVIVQGGPGGGFGSRGNPSDPELVALLQNAGTKWAAATTSASNSAGLALAGGVDVMGIGGFNGGDPAPTLERFQALVAAGEVHYFIGGGGPVGNSEIASWVQDNFTSTTVGGRPVYDLTQPAG